A single region of the Anoplolepis gracilipes chromosome 1, ASM4749672v1, whole genome shotgun sequence genome encodes:
- the Kek5 gene encoding uncharacterized protein Kek5, with translation MGPRTTGQWLLCAAFMIALCQGKEDWMQCESMKVSCKCKWVSGKKTAECTKQNLEEVPDLLSPEIQNLDLSGNHFSLLERDAFSRVSLVNLHKLVLRECGIESIDTGAFNGLKIIIEIDLSGNKIRNLQPGIFYETQRLRVLLLNQNRLRVLENGLFFNLTHLQKVALSENRLERIEEKTFRNLPILNSLALDGNNFSTLQLQNFESLPKLGSLELQNNPWNCNCHLKRFRDWTIERKLYTKPTTCQQPPNMAGKMWDEVTSDEFACRPKIITIGPSPKIEMGRGDVTFSCRATGIPRPQLSWAHRTRILDNVSKRPNSDRGYVFSTSHDWLNLTIFDATPSDKGDYVCHAKSLGGEAEKNVTLLIVGDALGSRDNFISLPLAIGLGVTALCLLIVAIVLCVCYCRRRRTRHDEKGLEAASLEHHGLGEQEKSLITTINPVVKPPRRYEAPSVTSHGTEMTELNRTLLDNDSVFVDAVGSGVVDRVGDDEREHELATPELDGGGGTGGTLPRGGASYHRQYPPDLLAFSGGRGSSPTSQTSTAPDNTRLPNQHATTTTTAAVAAASSSYGSSPPNQYHPAAFKTLPHSRSATPYGLGPSSSSSIAPVLPRHGYVTIPRRPRAPSWSSGPPTSPTDILEPVYDNLGLRTTADGSSMLSLNKSPELVSMRGRPLPMTPGGSHYGTIQRSTPNILLGSPLDRAAPEGAAEWPIKLSDESMNGGHSLLTQQQQASASNTLGRKVPPRPPPKPKKKSANGPTLYEDEGEDGTEV, from the exons ATGGGACCGAGGACGACAGGCCAGTGGTTGCTCTGTGCAGCGTTTATGATCGCCCTATGTCAAGGCAAAGAGGACTGGATGCAATGCGAGTCGATGAAAGTCTCTTGCAAGTGCAAATGGGTGTCCGGCAAAAAGACCGCCGAGTGCACTAAGCAAAATCTCGAGGAAGTGCCGGATCTTCTCTCGCCGGAGATTCAAAATCTCGATCTTAGCGGCAATCACTTCAGTCTTCTCGAACGTGACGCTTTCAGTCGCGTCTCCCTAGTGAATCTGCATAAATTAGTGCTACGCGAATGTGGAATCGAATCAATTGACACGGGAGCTTTCAATGGCTTGAAGATCATCATCGAGATCGATCTGTCAGGCAACAAAATCCGTAATTTACAGCCAGGCATTTTCTACGAGACTCAACGATTGCGTGTGTTGTTACTCAATCAGAATCGATTGAGGGTGTTGGAAAACGGTCTGTTTTTCAATCTCACCCACCTGCAAAAAGTGGCGTTGTCGGAGAACAGACTGGAGCGCATCGAGGAGAAGACATTCCGCAATCTACCGATTTTGAACTCCCTCGCGCTTGATGGGAATAACTTTAGTACTCTGCAACTGCAGAACTTCGAGAGTCTTCCTAAACTCGGTAGCCTCGAACTTCAGAATAATCCATGGAATTGTAACTGCCATCTCAAAAGGTTTCGTGACTGGACGATCGAACGAAAGTTATACACAAAGCCAACCACTTGCCAGCAACCGCCCAACATGGCTGGTAAGATGTGGGACGAAGTTACCAGCGATGAGTTCGCGTGCAGACCAAAAATCATCACCATCGGCCCGTCACCCAAAATCGAGATGGGCAGAGGAGATGTGACCTTTTCGTGCAGAGCAACGGGTATCCCGCGTCCCCAG CTATCATGGGCGCATCGTACTCGTATCTTAGACAACGTCTCTAAACGCCCGAATAGCGACAGAGGTTACGTGTTTTCAACAAGCCACGATTGGCTAAATCTCACCATTTTTGATGCGACGCCCTCTGACAAGGGCGATTACGTTTGCCACGCAAAAAGCCTGGGCGGCGAAGCCGAGAAGAATGTCACTCTGCTCATCGTGGGCGACGCACTGGGTAGCAGGGACAATTTTATCAGCCTACCACTCGCTATAGGGCTCGGCGTCACCGCGCTATGCTTGCTGATCGTCGCAATAGTGCTCTGCGTATGCTACTGCCGACGTCGCCGGACCAGGCACGACGAGAAAGGTCTCGAGGCGGCGTCCTTGGAACATCACGGCCTCGGCGAGCAGGAAAAATCCCTAATCACCACTATCAATCCAGTGGTGAAGCCACCGAGACGTTACGAGGCACCATCGGTGACGTCGCACGGCACGGAGATGACGGAGCTGAATCGTACGTTGCTCGACAACGACTCCGTATTCG TTGACGCTGTCGGGAGCGGTGTCGTCGACAGGGTAGGCGACGACGAGAGGGAGCATGAACTGGCTACTCCGGAACTCGACGGAGGCGGCGGTACCGGCGGCACGTTGCCGCGCGGAGGTGCCAGTTACCATCGACAATATCCACCAGATCTGCTGGCCTTCTCCGGCGGTCGTGGCTCATCACCGACTAGCCAGACGTCGACGGCGCCTGACAACACGCGTCTGCCTAATCAGCACGCGACGACAACAACGACGGCGGCAGTGGCGGCGGCCTCATCATCATATGGTTCGTCACCGCCCAATCAGTACCATCCAGCCGCCTTCAAGACGTTGCCACACAGTCGCAGCGCAACACCATACGGCCTCGGACCGTCGTCTTCGTCATCGATAGCACCGGTGTTGCCACGTCACGGTTACGTAACTATCCCGCGTCGACCACGAGCTCCTAGTTGGAGCAGCGGACCTCCAACGTCACCCACCGATATCCTCGAACCGGTATACGACAATCTGGGGCTGCGCACTACGGCAGACGGCAGTTCAATGTTGTCGTTGAACAAGAGTCCGGAACTAGTATCGATGCGAGGTCGACCGCTTCCAATGACGCCGGGTGGCTCACACTACGGTACGATTCAGCGCAGCACGCCGAACATCCTGCTTGGCAGTCCGTTGGACCGGGCGGCTCCGGAAGGCGCGGCCGAATGGCCGATCAAGCTCTCGGACGAGAGTATGAACGGCGGTCATTCGCTGTTGACGCAGCAGCAACAAGCTAGCGCCAGCAATACTCTTGGCAGGAAAGTGCCGCCTAGACCGCCGCCGAAACCTAAGAAGAAATCCGCCAACGGGCCGACGTTGTATGAGGACGAGGGAGAAGACGGCACGGAAGTATGA